The following are encoded in a window of Vicugna pacos chromosome 2, VicPac4, whole genome shotgun sequence genomic DNA:
- the ARL9 gene encoding ADP-ribosylation factor-like protein 9 isoform X2 has product MERGKVKREKGKEPEKEKTRGKGKEEKDKKKEVEKEKIKEKEKGKEKKTKSKEEENRKEQETDKEKEQFKEKEEKEKDNDSTLTKPPLEPPEKNKQILVLGLDGAGKTSVLHSLALNRVQHSMAPTQGFNAVCISTEDSQMEFLEIGGSEPFRSYWEMYLSKGLLLIFVVDSADHNRLPEAKKHLHQLIETNPILPLVVFANKQTSGPACK; this is encoded by the exons ATGGAGAGGGGGAAAGtgaaaagagagaagggaaaggagccggagaaagagaaaactcggggaaaaggaaaggaggagaaagataaaaagaaggaagtggagaaggagaaaattaaggaaaaagaaaaggggaaggagaagaaaactAAGAGTAAAGAGGAGGAAAACAGGAAAGAGCAAGAGACGGACAAAGAGAAGGAACAgtttaaggaaaaagaagagaaagagaaggacaacGACAGCACATTGACAAAGCCCCCGCTGGAGCCGCCG GAGAAAAATAAGCAGATCCTAGTGTTGGGCCTGGATGGAGCAGGAAAGACCAGTGTTCTTCACTCTCTAGCTTTAAACAGAGTCCAGCACAGCATGGCACCCACCCAAGGTTTCAATGCGGTGTGCATCAGTACTGAAGACAGCCAAATGGAGTTCCTGGAGA TTGGCGGCAGCGAACCTTTCCGTTCCTATTGGGAAATGTACCTGTCCAAGGGGTTGCTGCTGATCTTTGTGGTGGATTCAGCAGATCACAACAGACTACCTGAAGCCAAGAAACACCTTCATCAACTAATTGAAACAAACCCAATCCTTCCTCTGGTTGTGTTTGCAAACAAACAG